The proteins below come from a single Mangifera indica cultivar Alphonso chromosome 16, CATAS_Mindica_2.1, whole genome shotgun sequence genomic window:
- the LOC123199490 gene encoding F-box protein SKIP2-like, whose product MGQSPSTVLEPTDRFSLSPPRLSNDFAEEVVRSQDYTADLPDDCLAYVFQFLGAKDRKQCSLVCKRWLQVDAFSRYRLSLNAQGEILSYLPPIFKRFDSVTKLALRCDRKSISVNDDAFILISLRCQKLTCLKLRGCREITDHGISTFAQNCKTLKKLSCGSCTFGAKGINSVLDHCFLLEELSIKRLRGIRDGTQLIGPGFSAASSLKSICLKELVNGQSFEPLVIGAKNLRTLKIIRCLGDWDRVLNIIGNSKSTSLNEIHIERLQLTDIGLTAISKCSCIENLHIVKAPECSNTGLVCIAQKCSLLRKLHIDGWRSNRIGDEALIAVARHCPNLQELVLIGVNATHLSLTAIACNCSKLERLALCGSGTIGDAEIACISAKCVALKRLCIKGCAISDLGIEALAWGCPNLVKIKVKKCKGVSSEVGEWLRARRGSLIVNLDVEEIDVFDASVSDGGLQESGLEVPMMGGQVNVPDASPNIVGRLSYSKVKIGLVGGWNLAAGKFRRWANGESSSSNDKL is encoded by the coding sequence ATGGGCCAATCACCGTCCACCGTTTTAGAGCCGACCGATCGGTTTTCTCTTAGTCCACCGCGTCTTTCAAACGACTTTGCTGAGGAAGTTGTTCGGAGTCAAGATTATACCGCCGATTTACCCGACGATTGTTTGGCGtatgtttttcaatttctcGGGGCGAAGGATCGGAAACAGTGTTCCCTTGTGTGCAAGAGGTGGCTTCAGGTGGACGCTTTCAGTCGGTATCGGCTTTCTCTGAACGCGCAGGGCGAGATATTGTCGTATCTCCCGCCGATTTTCAAGCGATTTGATTCCGTGACGAAATTGGCTCTCCGATGCGATCGGAAATCCATCAGCGTTAACGACGACGCTTTCATTTTGATCTCGCTACGTTGTCAGAAACTCACCTGCCTCAAGCTTCGTGGTTGCCGCGAGATCACGGACCACGGGATTTCTACATTTGCTCAGAACTGCAAAACTCTGAAGAAACTGTCTTGTGGCTCATGCACTTTCGGAGCCAAAGGTATCAACTCGGTTCTTGATCACTGCTTTCTTCTCGAAGAGCTTTCCATCAAGCGGCTTAGAGGAATTCGTGATGGAACCCAGCTGATTGGTCCAGGATTCTCCGCGGCTTCATCTTTGAAGTCAATTTGCTTGAAAGAGCTGGTCAACGGTCAGTCTTTTGAACCTTTAGTAATCGGAGCTAAAAACCTCagaactttgaaaattattcgTTGTTTAGGTGATTGGGACAgagtattaaatattattggaaATTCAAAAAGCACTTCTTTGAACGAAATTCATATTGAAAGGCTTCAATTAACTGATATTGGATTAACTGCGATATCAAAATGTTCATGCattgaaaatttacatattgtcAAAGCTCCCGAGTGTTCAAATACAGGGCTTGTTTGTATAGCTCAGAAATGTAGCTTGTTAAGGAAGCTTCACATTGATGGATGGAGGAGTAATAGGATTGGTGATGAGGCTTTAATTGCTGTGGCCAGACACTGCCCTAATTTACAAGAACTTGTTTTAATTGGGGTTAATGCAACCCACTTAAGTTTGACAGCAATTGCCTGTAATTGTTCAAAATTGGAGAGGTTAGCACTTTGTGGAAGTGGAACGATTGGTGATGCGGAGATTGCATGTATTTCTGCCAAATGTGTGGCGTTGAAGAGGCTTTGTATTAAAGGGTGTGCTATATCAGACCTTGGGATCGAAGCACTTGCTTGGGGGTGCcctaatttggtaaaaattaaGGTCAAGAAATGTAAAGGAGTGAGTAGTGAAGTGGGAGAGTGGTTGAGAGCACGTAGAGGATCTTTAATTGTAAATTTGGATGTTGAAGAGATTGATGTCTTCGATGCCAGTGTTAGTGATGGTGGACTACAAGAAAGTGGTTTGGAGGTTCCAATGATGGGAGGGCAGGTAAATGTTCCTGATGCCTCACCAAACATTGTTGGTAGATTGTCCTATTCGAAGGTAAAGATTGGACTTGTTGGCGGTTGGAATTTGGCGGCTGGCAAATTTAGAAGATGGGCAAATGGTGAAAGCAGCAGTTCTAATGACAAATTATGA